In the genome of Conger conger chromosome 8, fConCon1.1, whole genome shotgun sequence, one region contains:
- the spam1 gene encoding hyaluronidase PH-20, which yields MGQDIQTSRGSPLLSSALTLYLLGALSHALPHPPTAAPLSEGLPFIVVWNIPTIACRKHDVPLDTSPFRAVTTPAKVPGQPLMLFYSDRLGLYPHVDVGTKRQLYGGIPQRGNLSASLAKAQTDISYYITSESSPGMAVIDWEDWRPLWDRNWGSKQIYRSLSVAHARKRHPSMSSGQTVTMAKRQFQNAARSYMAETLGLGVRQRPRYLWGFYLFPNCYNHGWAEPGYTGRCPVEVQRKNNELLWLWESSTALYPSVYLLSALGGTRWAALYVRNRVQEAMRVAALPKRPFTAPVYVYTRPVFTDQNRSFLNKGDLLNTIGESAAVGAAGSVLWGASADYDGKTSCEALSNYLTSTLNPYIANVTAATKLCSRSLCQGNGRCVRKNYDSDDYLHLNPRTFRIVRYNGRYVAIGRLTIADLGLFARRFTCQCYAAQECAPKLSTRLSRIPLVIHV from the exons ATGGGGCAGGACATCCAGACGAGTAGAGGTAGTCCTCTGCTATCATCCGCCctcaccctctacctgctgGGGGCCCTGAGCCACGCCCTGCCCCATCCCCCGACCGCTGCCCCTCTGTCTGAGGGCCTGCCCTTCATTGTGGTGTGGAACATTCCCACAATCGCCTGCCGAAAGCACGACGTTCCCCTGGACACCTCGCCGTTCCGGGCAGTCACCACGCCCGCCAAGGTGCCCGGCCAGCCCCTGATGCTGTTCTACTCAGACCGGCTGGGGCTTTACCCGCACGTGGACGTGGGCACCAAGAGGCAGCTCTATGGGGGCATCCCGCAGAGAGGCAACCTCTCAGCCAGCCTGGCCAAGGCCCAGACCGACATCTCTTATTACATCACCTCCGAGTCCTCCCCCGGCATGGCCGTCATCGACTGGGAAGACTGGCGCCCTCTGTGGGACAGGAACTGGGGCTCCAAGCAGATCTACCGCTCCTTGTCTGTCGCCCATGCCCGCAAGAGACACCCCTCCATGTCGTCGGGCCAGACCGTCACCATGGCAAAGCGGCAGTTCCAGAATGCTGCTAGGAGCTACATGGCGGAGACCCTGGGGCTGGGGGTTAGGCAGAGACCCAGGTATCTGTGGGGCTTCTACCTGTTCCCAAACTGCTACAACCATGGGTGGGCAGAGCCTGGCTACACAGGGAGGTGCCCTGTGGAGGTGCAGAGAAAAAACAATGAGCTTCTTTGGCTGTGGGAGTCCAGCACGGCCCTCTACCCCTCTGTCTACCTGCTGTCTGCACTGGGAGGGACCCGCTGGGCAGCTCTGTATGTCCGAAACCGCGTTCAGGAGGCCATGAGGGTGGCTGCTTTACCCAAGAGGCCCTTCACTGCCCCTGTCTATGTCTATACCCGACCTGTCTTCACTGACCAGAACAGGAGCTTTCTGAACAAG GGGGACCTGCTCAACACCATTGGGGAGTCTGCAGCTGTGGGGGCCGCTGGCTCAGTGCTATGGGGGGCCAGTGCAGACTACGATGGCAAG aCTTCATGTGAAGCTCTGTCCAATTACCTGACGTCCACCCTCAACCCTTACATTGCCAACGTGACGGCGGCAACCAAACTGTGCAGCCGGTCGCTCTGCCAGGGAAACGGTCGCTGCGTCCGGAAGAACTACGACTCCGACGACTACCTGCATCTGAACCCCCGAACCTTCAGGATCGTCAGATACAACGGGAGATACGTGGCCATCGGGAGGCTCACCATCGCTGACCTGGGTCTCTTCGCCAGACGGTTCACCTGCCAGTGCTACGCTGCTCAGGAATGCGCTCCCAAACTGTCCACTCGGCTTTCCAGGATCCCGCTGGTCATTCACGTGTAG